The following are encoded in a window of Nakamurella sp. A5-74 genomic DNA:
- a CDS encoding FtsX-like permease family protein codes for MRVVRLAWHFGWRGGRRAWAYPLLAFVPFLLILTGITAANSITATAQDAADGLGGNYATFQLSDSSGAPVSDRASYDRAAATLAGVAPLVGVGLEGDLMVRSETSIAVVRSLEEDWAISYLTRGYRIVEGRFPAAAGEVVLAAPTAQALDAGVGDTLRWGYEQTPVRVVGVGLFRQAHQAAFLLAGPGTWWSEPRSPTELMSLVLRVDPVHGDRAAAALGQTPSDFTGLTSQGAPLPFYVRQTLLVAIPVILAAGAALGALVLIRFRRLGSDLAIASGLGLRDSQVRRLALLTHLGTVVPAIVLGCVLGVPLGNWLSPWVAGAADRDVVPHGIPVSALLWAMVTGVVGTSVIATLAGGAVVRELRAGAAARPSTDALQIRGPRWWHIGGVGLVGAALTAFGAVQEQTPDVASINSVRSLLLSVGVITILASVGMVLSVLLSKVLSRNGIALRFSSLHTARDSGKSTAIALVALVLLALPLSVLVNQASYARLSAVIYHPIMLPGQIRISPSENPLTDRQVQEIEEAAGAPVITLPTLADPDPGSGASQWDLVTASSAEPSRTVLMIDDPAVLTTVAGYVPTASDIATLKRGGVLVFGIDPASPARIQRPQDSGEAVTLPVEASRASGTVDAIVSYAFPAVVLRGSFETTPDVQPGVAFYRVLGGAGRVDVVRAVAAASGFAAFTISVDERFLPPRNVPAELTLWIAYPLGALLILVLTAGVLRERNRELKIMSALGARSATVRTSAIGLVVLPLLTGSLCGLAAGIIGGWISFLPTLSTTADAELVVPLLAAALGVVGALVLGGAMALGKARGIERQ; via the coding sequence GTGAGGGTCGTCCGGCTGGCGTGGCACTTCGGTTGGCGAGGTGGGCGGCGTGCGTGGGCGTACCCGCTCCTCGCGTTCGTACCCTTCCTGCTGATCCTGACGGGCATCACCGCCGCCAACTCCATCACCGCCACCGCCCAGGACGCCGCCGACGGCCTGGGTGGCAACTATGCGACCTTCCAGTTGTCGGACTCCTCGGGCGCACCTGTCAGCGACCGCGCCTCGTACGACCGTGCGGCGGCAACACTCGCCGGGGTCGCCCCACTCGTGGGTGTCGGCCTCGAAGGTGACCTGATGGTGCGGTCGGAGACGTCCATCGCGGTGGTGAGGAGTCTGGAGGAGGACTGGGCCATCTCGTACCTCACTCGCGGCTACCGGATCGTGGAGGGGCGATTCCCCGCGGCGGCCGGGGAAGTCGTTCTCGCGGCCCCGACCGCGCAAGCCCTCGACGCCGGGGTGGGCGACACCCTTCGCTGGGGCTACGAGCAGACACCGGTCCGGGTGGTCGGCGTGGGTCTGTTTCGGCAAGCTCATCAAGCCGCGTTCCTGCTGGCGGGGCCGGGCACCTGGTGGAGTGAGCCCCGCAGCCCGACGGAGCTGATGAGCCTCGTACTCAGGGTCGATCCCGTCCACGGTGATCGGGCGGCGGCTGCGCTGGGCCAGACCCCATCCGACTTCACCGGCCTGACCAGCCAGGGCGCCCCACTGCCGTTCTACGTGCGGCAGACGCTGCTGGTGGCGATACCGGTCATACTCGCGGCGGGTGCGGCACTGGGTGCTCTGGTGTTGATCCGGTTCCGTCGGCTGGGTTCCGACCTCGCGATCGCCAGTGGATTGGGACTGCGGGACTCGCAGGTGCGCAGGTTGGCGCTCTTGACGCACCTGGGCACGGTCGTCCCAGCCATCGTGCTCGGCTGTGTCCTTGGAGTGCCGCTGGGCAACTGGCTGTCACCCTGGGTGGCGGGGGCGGCCGACCGCGATGTCGTCCCGCACGGAATCCCCGTTTCCGCGTTGCTGTGGGCGATGGTCACCGGGGTCGTGGGGACCTCGGTCATCGCGACGCTGGCAGGCGGTGCGGTGGTCAGGGAACTACGCGCCGGCGCCGCGGCCCGACCCAGCACAGATGCCCTGCAGATACGTGGACCCCGCTGGTGGCACATCGGTGGCGTCGGGTTGGTCGGAGCAGCGCTCACCGCGTTCGGCGCCGTCCAGGAGCAGACCCCGGACGTTGCGAGCATCAACTCCGTTCGGTCCCTGTTGCTGTCAGTCGGCGTGATCACGATCTTGGCCTCGGTCGGGATGGTGCTGTCCGTTCTGCTGTCGAAGGTGCTGAGCCGGAACGGAATTGCGCTGCGGTTCTCGTCGCTGCACACGGCCAGGGACAGCGGAAAGTCGACGGCCATCGCGCTGGTGGCCCTGGTACTCCTGGCGCTCCCGCTCAGCGTGCTGGTCAATCAGGCGAGTTACGCCCGGCTCAGCGCCGTGATCTACCACCCGATCATGTTGCCCGGCCAGATCCGTATTTCCCCGTCGGAGAACCCGCTGACCGATCGCCAGGTGCAGGAGATCGAGGAGGCAGCCGGCGCTCCGGTGATCACCCTCCCGACGCTGGCCGACCCGGATCCGGGGTCGGGTGCGTCGCAGTGGGACCTCGTGACCGCATCGTCGGCGGAACCTTCCCGCACGGTCCTGATGATCGACGACCCAGCGGTCCTCACCACCGTCGCCGGGTACGTACCCACCGCTTCCGACATCGCCACGCTGAAACGTGGCGGAGTGCTGGTGTTCGGCATCGATCCCGCATCCCCTGCACGGATCCAACGGCCGCAGGATTCCGGTGAGGCCGTCACCCTGCCGGTCGAGGCGTCCCGGGCGAGCGGGACCGTCGACGCGATCGTCAGCTATGCCTTCCCGGCGGTCGTGCTCCGCGGTTCGTTCGAGACCACGCCCGACGTGCAACCGGGCGTCGCCTTCTACCGCGTGCTCGGGGGTGCCGGTCGCGTCGATGTCGTGCGGGCCGTGGCCGCCGCGTCGGGATTCGCGGCCTTCACGATTTCCGTGGACGAGCGGTTCCTCCCGCCGCGGAACGTCCCGGCGGAGCTGACGCTGTGGATCGCCTATCCGCTCGGAGCCCTGCTGATTCTGGTCCTGACCGCGGGGGTGCTGCGCGAGCGCAATCGCGAGCTGAAGATCATGTCGGCGCTCGGAGCACGCTCAGCAACGGTGCGAACGTCGGCGATCGGCCTGGTCGTGCTTCCGCTCCTGACAGGATCGTTGTGCGGCCTAGCCGCGGGCATCATCGGCGGCTGGATCAGTTTCCTGCCGACCCTGTCGACCACCGCGGACGCGGAACTTGTGGTGCCACTTCTCGCCGCAGCTCTCGGCGTGGTGGGCGCGCTGGTGCTCGGCGGTGCCATGGCCCTGGGCAAGGCGCGCGGTATCGAACGTCAGTAG
- the gatC gene encoding Asp-tRNA(Asn)/Glu-tRNA(Gln) amidotransferase subunit GatC encodes MAAQQPALTRDDVAHLAHLARLQLTEPELDLYRRQLDVVLHSVARVSEIATADVEPTTHAVQLVNVYRPDVVVPGLEHAAALAAAPATDEGRFRVPQILGEEE; translated from the coding sequence ATCGCTGCCCAACAGCCGGCACTGACCAGGGATGATGTTGCACACCTCGCGCATCTGGCCCGACTGCAGCTCACCGAGCCCGAACTTGACCTCTATCGCCGGCAGCTGGACGTCGTTCTGCACTCGGTGGCCAGGGTGAGCGAGATCGCCACTGCCGACGTCGAGCCGACCACCCACGCCGTGCAGCTGGTGAACGTCTACCGCCCGGACGTCGTGGTGCCCGGTCTCGAGCACGCCGCTGCGCTCGCCGCCGCGCCGGCGACCGACGAGGGACGATTCAGGGTTCCGCAGATCCTGGGGGAGGAGGAATGA
- the gatB gene encoding Asp-tRNA(Asn)/Glu-tRNA(Gln) amidotransferase subunit GatB, which translates to MIDFDEALELFDPVMGLEVHVELGTATKMFCGCPNAFGSAPNTQVCPVCLALPGAMPTVNAQAVEFATLIGLALNCEIAQLCRFSRKNYFYPDMPKNFQTSQYDEPIASNGHLDVDLGDGEIFRVEIERAHMEEDTGKSTHVGGLTGRIHGAEYSLLDYNRAGVPLVEIVTKPIVGTGKSAPVVARAYVAALRDLLLTLGVSDVRMDQGSLRCDVNLSLMRKDAGEFGTRTETKNVNSLRSVERAARHEISRQAGILEAGGTIVLETRHFDETTGTTSSGRPKETAEDYRYFPEPDLVPVVPDREWVEKLRAGLPELPWLRRARLQRDWGFTDLEMRDLVAADGVVLVEKTVAAGATPAEARSWWNAYLGQRANERGVTLTELPITPEQVAAVSALVRDGALNAKLARQVIDGVLAGEGEPQDVIAARGLAVVSDDAALQTAVDEALAAQPAIAEKIRSGKLQAVGAVVGAVMKATRGQADAGRVRELVLTTLGVEG; encoded by the coding sequence ATGATCGACTTCGACGAGGCCCTCGAACTCTTCGATCCGGTGATGGGCCTGGAGGTCCACGTCGAGCTCGGCACCGCGACCAAGATGTTCTGCGGCTGTCCGAACGCCTTCGGCTCTGCACCCAACACCCAGGTCTGCCCGGTGTGCCTGGCACTGCCCGGCGCGATGCCGACGGTCAACGCCCAGGCCGTCGAGTTCGCGACGCTGATCGGCCTCGCACTCAACTGTGAGATCGCGCAACTGTGCCGGTTCTCCCGGAAGAACTACTTCTACCCGGACATGCCCAAGAACTTCCAGACCAGCCAGTACGACGAGCCGATCGCGTCCAACGGTCACCTCGACGTCGACCTCGGCGACGGGGAGATCTTCCGCGTCGAGATCGAGCGGGCCCACATGGAGGAGGACACCGGCAAGTCCACCCACGTCGGCGGGCTCACCGGTCGGATCCACGGCGCCGAGTACTCACTCCTCGACTACAACCGCGCGGGCGTACCACTGGTCGAGATCGTCACCAAACCCATTGTCGGAACAGGGAAGTCGGCGCCCGTCGTGGCCCGTGCCTATGTGGCGGCTCTCCGCGATCTGCTGCTGACGCTGGGTGTCTCCGATGTCCGGATGGACCAGGGATCGCTGCGCTGCGACGTCAACCTGTCGCTGATGCGCAAGGACGCAGGAGAGTTCGGCACCAGGACCGAGACCAAGAACGTGAACTCGCTTCGTAGCGTGGAACGTGCTGCGCGGCACGAGATCTCCCGGCAGGCGGGGATCCTGGAAGCCGGCGGGACGATCGTCCTGGAGACCCGACACTTCGACGAGACCACCGGCACCACCAGCTCCGGTCGGCCCAAGGAGACTGCCGAGGACTACCGCTATTTCCCGGAACCCGACCTGGTGCCGGTCGTCCCGGACCGGGAGTGGGTGGAGAAGCTCCGCGCCGGTCTGCCGGAGCTGCCGTGGCTGCGCCGCGCGCGGCTGCAGCGCGACTGGGGCTTCACCGATCTGGAGATGCGCGACCTGGTGGCGGCCGACGGCGTGGTGCTCGTCGAGAAGACCGTCGCCGCCGGCGCCACCCCGGCCGAGGCGCGGTCGTGGTGGAACGCCTACCTCGGTCAGCGGGCGAACGAGCGGGGGGTGACCCTCACCGAGCTGCCCATCACGCCCGAGCAGGTGGCCGCCGTCTCGGCGCTGGTGCGGGACGGTGCGCTGAACGCGAAGCTCGCCCGTCAGGTGATCGACGGCGTGCTGGCCGGCGAGGGTGAGCCGCAGGACGTCATCGCGGCGCGCGGGCTGGCCGTGGTGAGTGACGACGCCGCCCTGCAGACCGCAGTCGACGAAGCTCTCGCCGCGCAGCCGGCCATCGCCGAGAAGATCCGCAGCGGCAAGCTGCAGGCCGTCGGTGCTGTCGTCGGTGCCGTGATGAAGGCGACCCGCGGTCAGGCCGACGCCGGCCGGGTGCGGGAGCTGGTGCTCACCACCCTGGGCGTCGAAGGCTGA
- a CDS encoding peptidase inhibitor family I36 protein has product MASGVITIVAQPASAAFNCASGYFCLWADANGNGGMGRANDTQLHNVDYGSTSGQSRRSVDTVLWAGPGATGPSFCFKRGFSANFYNYPFVDGGTWDNRPTSFRNQTINCQ; this is encoded by the coding sequence ATGGCGTCGGGAGTGATCACCATCGTCGCGCAGCCTGCGAGTGCCGCATTCAACTGTGCCAGCGGATACTTCTGCTTGTGGGCAGATGCCAACGGAAATGGTGGAATGGGTCGAGCGAACGATACTCAACTGCACAATGTTGATTACGGTTCGACATCCGGGCAGAGTAGGCGATCCGTGGACACCGTGTTATGGGCTGGACCCGGAGCCACCGGGCCATCGTTCTGCTTCAAGCGTGGTTTCTCGGCCAACTTCTACAACTACCCGTTTGTTGATGGCGGTACGTGGGATAATCGGCCGACATCGTTCCGGAATCAAACTATCAACTGCCAGTGA
- a CDS encoding 2-hydroxyacid dehydrogenase — MTVVLVADPSHAAKIAAAADLDLSIEIITTGPGEGLPANAHEATALVPGFLAVADALEVLDALPALRLVQLMSNGADVWLPRVGGPLTICTASGAHGGSTAEWAMGALLAVLHDFPNFVAAQHRGEWDRHLTEELDGKRVLVLGAGDLGTQMRRRLEPFGAHITMAARTAREGVIAIGDVPAALPEHDVVVLMVPLTEATHHLVDAEFLAALPDGAIVVNAARGPVVDSDALIAELTSGRLRAALDVTDPEPLPTGHPLWSAPGVFITPHVAGAVPGGQARALKVVVEQLNRFARGEELQNIVADRGY; from the coding sequence ATGACAGTCGTCCTCGTCGCTGACCCTTCCCACGCCGCGAAGATCGCCGCTGCCGCCGATCTCGACCTGTCCATCGAGATCATCACCACGGGCCCAGGGGAGGGCCTGCCGGCCAACGCCCACGAGGCGACGGCGCTCGTTCCCGGATTCCTGGCGGTCGCGGACGCGCTCGAGGTGTTGGACGCGCTTCCCGCCCTGCGTCTGGTGCAGCTGATGTCCAACGGGGCAGACGTCTGGCTACCGCGGGTGGGCGGCCCGCTGACGATCTGCACCGCCAGCGGCGCACACGGCGGCTCGACCGCGGAATGGGCGATGGGTGCGCTGCTCGCCGTGCTGCACGACTTCCCGAACTTCGTCGCCGCGCAGCATCGCGGGGAGTGGGACCGCCACCTGACCGAGGAACTGGACGGGAAACGGGTGCTGGTGCTGGGAGCAGGTGATCTGGGTACCCAGATGCGCCGACGGCTGGAGCCGTTCGGTGCGCACATCACGATGGCGGCGCGGACCGCGCGCGAGGGTGTCATCGCGATCGGCGACGTCCCTGCCGCGCTGCCCGAGCACGACGTGGTGGTGCTGATGGTGCCACTCACCGAGGCCACCCATCACCTCGTCGACGCCGAGTTCCTGGCTGCGCTGCCCGACGGGGCGATCGTGGTGAACGCGGCTCGCGGCCCGGTCGTCGACTCTGACGCGCTGATCGCCGAGCTGACCTCCGGGCGACTGCGCGCGGCGCTGGACGTCACCGATCCCGAGCCGTTGCCCACCGGGCACCCGTTGTGGAGCGCTCCCGGAGTGTTCATCACCCCGCACGTTGCAGGCGCCGTGCCAGGGGGTCAGGCCCGGGCGCTGAAGGTCGTCGTGGAGCAGCTCAACCGGTTCGCCCGCGGCGAGGAACTGCAGAACATCGTCGCCGACCGCGGCTATTGA
- a CDS encoding ATP-binding cassette domain-containing protein — MTQAVEHSDRSGISVTDLSHVYRAGGQSVEALSRADLAVSAGEFLAVMGISGSGKSTLVSILGGLLVPSGGEVNSFGFDLVHCSSDERARYRAEVATVVFQEFNLFSMLTAQENVATALELWGHERAEATTEATTALEKVGLADLGDRFPGQLSGGQRQRVAIARALAARRPLVLADEPTAAIDRHTGATVRALFRTLADQGSTVIVATHDPQFAQAADRVLDIVDGHMVAASAL, encoded by the coding sequence GTGACGCAGGCAGTTGAGCATTCAGACCGAAGCGGAATTTCGGTCACGGACCTGTCTCACGTCTACCGAGCCGGTGGTCAATCCGTCGAGGCGCTGTCACGGGCCGATCTGGCGGTTTCCGCAGGAGAATTCCTCGCCGTGATGGGCATCAGCGGTAGCGGTAAGTCCACTTTGGTGAGCATTCTGGGCGGATTGCTCGTCCCATCAGGCGGAGAGGTGAATTCCTTCGGCTTCGACCTGGTGCACTGTTCCAGTGACGAACGTGCCCGCTACCGCGCCGAGGTCGCAACGGTGGTTTTCCAGGAGTTCAACCTTTTCTCGATGTTGACCGCCCAGGAGAATGTGGCGACAGCGCTGGAGCTGTGGGGTCACGAACGTGCGGAGGCCACGACGGAGGCGACCACGGCGCTGGAGAAGGTCGGCCTGGCGGACCTGGGCGACCGATTCCCCGGTCAATTGTCCGGTGGGCAACGTCAGCGGGTGGCGATCGCACGTGCGCTGGCCGCTCGTCGGCCGCTGGTGCTCGCGGACGAGCCGACAGCGGCCATCGACCGGCATACCGGAGCGACGGTGCGCGCTCTGTTCCGAACACTCGCCGACCAGGGATCCACGGTGATCGTCGCCACGCACGATCCTCAGTTCGCGCAAGCAGCCGACCGGGTACTGGACATTGTCGATGGCCACATGGTCGCGGCGTCGGCACTGTGA
- a CDS encoding PQQ-dependent sugar dehydrogenase — MSGHPPRGRVARRPPRRSPRALPCWVGSAAALLLLAGCADLSRPQSSFGAQPSLTPEVIQPVVPGLGGGTASASPSPSSSDPSAPSSSAPSSSSAPPEDPCRPTDPAVVAACLAAPWGLALLPGDQSALVGERTTGKILTVAPQTEPAEYATVRDLDSSGTGGLLGIALSPSFGEDGLIYAYVTTAKDNRILRIAKGDTPKAIFTGIPKGGKNNGGRILFGPDGQLYIGTGDTGAAKLATDPKSLAGKILRVDGFGKPSKGNPTAGSAIFASGFTDVTGMCLVNNSVAAIDHRAAADVVIAPKSGAKYSAAKPPNTIWTWKAAEGGANDCAQASRQLAFTSLPAQRVVALDTDTDGSFTGAPKALVDKTYGRLLTLELGGAGTEQELFWATTSNKDGKGKSIAADDRVVIIQSSGGGGGGGKD; from the coding sequence ATGTCCGGACACCCACCCCGCGGCCGCGTCGCCCGCCGCCCGCCTCGCCGAAGCCCGCGCGCGTTGCCGTGCTGGGTCGGGTCTGCGGCAGCGCTCCTGCTGCTGGCCGGGTGCGCCGATCTGTCCCGGCCGCAATCCAGCTTCGGCGCCCAACCGTCGCTGACGCCCGAGGTCATCCAGCCGGTCGTTCCCGGTCTCGGCGGCGGCACCGCGAGCGCCTCACCATCTCCGTCGTCGTCGGATCCCAGCGCTCCCTCGAGCTCGGCGCCCTCGAGCTCCTCGGCGCCCCCGGAAGACCCGTGCCGCCCGACCGATCCGGCGGTGGTCGCTGCCTGTCTGGCGGCCCCGTGGGGTCTGGCTCTGCTGCCGGGCGATCAGTCGGCGCTGGTCGGCGAACGCACCACCGGGAAGATCCTCACAGTCGCCCCACAGACCGAACCCGCGGAGTACGCAACCGTCCGCGACCTCGACTCCTCCGGAACCGGCGGCCTGCTGGGGATCGCCCTGTCGCCGTCGTTCGGTGAGGACGGGCTGATCTACGCCTACGTCACCACGGCGAAGGACAACCGGATCCTGCGGATCGCGAAGGGCGACACCCCGAAGGCGATCTTCACCGGCATCCCCAAGGGCGGGAAGAACAACGGCGGCCGGATCCTGTTCGGCCCGGACGGACAGCTCTACATCGGCACCGGCGACACCGGGGCAGCGAAGCTGGCCACCGATCCGAAGTCGTTGGCGGGCAAGATCTTGCGCGTCGACGGTTTCGGCAAGCCGTCGAAGGGCAACCCGACGGCGGGGTCGGCGATCTTCGCGTCCGGCTTCACCGACGTGACCGGGATGTGCCTGGTCAACAACTCGGTTGCCGCGATCGACCACCGTGCAGCGGCCGATGTCGTGATCGCCCCCAAATCGGGTGCCAAGTATTCCGCGGCGAAGCCGCCGAACACGATCTGGACCTGGAAGGCCGCCGAGGGCGGTGCGAACGACTGTGCGCAGGCCTCGCGCCAGCTCGCCTTCACCTCGTTACCGGCCCAACGGGTCGTGGCTCTCGACACCGACACCGACGGCTCCTTCACCGGAGCACCGAAGGCACTGGTGGACAAGACTTACGGCCGACTGCTGACGCTCGAGCTCGGCGGCGCCGGGACCGAGCAGGAACTGTTCTGGGCCACCACGTCCAACAAGGACGGCAAGGGCAAGTCGATCGCCGCCGACGACCGGGTCGTGATCATCCAGTCCTCGGGTGGCGGTGGCGGCGGCGGTAAGGACTGA
- the gatA gene encoding Asp-tRNA(Asn)/Glu-tRNA(Gln) amidotransferase subunit GatA, with the protein MSTVSPSADLTRQTAANLATAIASREVSAVEVTRAHLDRIEAVDADVHAFLHVSGEQALAAAAAVDESLQRGEAPASPLAGVPLALKDIVVQQGVPTTAGSKILEGWLPPYDATVTQRLVAAGIVILGKTNLDEFAMGSSTENSAYGPTRNPWDLTRIPGGSGGGSAAALAAFEAPLAIGTDTGGSIRQPASVTGTVGAKPTYGGVSRYGVIALASSLDQVGPCARTVLDTAMLHEVIAGHDPRDSTSIPQPAPNVVDAVRRGQSDGVAGMRIGIVKQLGGDGYQAGVSESFAQAVATLTAAGAEIVEVDCPHFEYGLAAYYLILPSECSSNLARFDAMRYGLRVEQRPDGTLIESAEQVMAATRGQGFGAEVKRRIMLGTYALSAGYYDAYYGSAQKVRTLIRQDFERAYEQADVLISPSSPVTAFAIGEKVDDPMAMYLNDLATIPGSLAGIPAMSVPSGIASDTGLPVGLQIMGPALGELPMYRVAAAFEAAYLAEHGTLVPDLAPALEGAK; encoded by the coding sequence ATGAGCACAGTGAGTCCTTCGGCAGACCTGACCCGGCAGACCGCTGCCAACCTCGCCACCGCCATCGCCTCCCGCGAGGTGAGCGCCGTCGAGGTGACCCGCGCTCATCTCGATCGGATCGAGGCCGTCGATGCGGACGTGCACGCGTTCCTGCACGTCTCGGGCGAGCAGGCGTTGGCAGCCGCAGCTGCCGTCGACGAGTCGCTGCAGCGCGGCGAGGCTCCGGCGTCCCCGTTGGCCGGAGTTCCGTTGGCGCTCAAGGACATCGTTGTCCAGCAGGGAGTCCCGACCACGGCCGGATCGAAGATCCTCGAGGGTTGGCTCCCGCCCTACGACGCCACCGTCACCCAGCGGCTGGTCGCTGCCGGGATCGTCATCCTCGGCAAGACGAACCTGGACGAGTTCGCGATGGGTTCCTCCACCGAGAACTCGGCCTACGGTCCCACCCGCAACCCGTGGGACCTGACCAGGATCCCCGGCGGGTCCGGCGGCGGTTCGGCGGCCGCGTTGGCCGCCTTCGAGGCGCCGCTGGCGATCGGGACCGACACCGGCGGATCCATCCGGCAACCGGCCTCCGTCACCGGCACCGTCGGCGCGAAGCCGACGTACGGCGGCGTCTCCCGGTACGGCGTGATCGCGTTGGCGTCCTCGCTCGACCAGGTCGGGCCGTGCGCCCGGACCGTGCTGGACACGGCGATGCTGCACGAGGTGATTGCCGGCCACGATCCGCGCGATTCCACCTCGATCCCGCAGCCGGCGCCGAACGTCGTGGACGCGGTCCGCCGCGGGCAGAGCGATGGCGTCGCCGGGATGCGGATCGGCATTGTCAAGCAGCTCGGCGGTGACGGCTACCAGGCCGGTGTCAGCGAGTCGTTCGCGCAGGCGGTGGCGACCCTGACCGCAGCCGGCGCCGAGATCGTGGAGGTCGACTGCCCGCACTTCGAGTACGGGTTGGCCGCCTACTACCTGATCCTGCCGTCGGAATGTTCGTCCAACCTGGCCCGCTTCGACGCGATGCGGTACGGCCTCCGGGTGGAGCAGCGGCCGGACGGCACGCTGATCGAATCGGCGGAACAGGTGATGGCCGCGACCCGCGGTCAGGGATTCGGCGCAGAGGTCAAGCGCCGCATCATGTTGGGCACCTACGCGCTGTCGGCCGGATACTACGACGCGTACTATGGCTCGGCGCAGAAGGTCCGGACCTTGATCCGACAGGACTTCGAGCGGGCGTACGAACAGGCGGACGTGCTCATCTCGCCGTCCTCGCCCGTCACGGCGTTCGCGATCGGCGAGAAGGTCGACGACCCGATGGCCATGTACCTCAACGACCTCGCGACCATTCCCGGGTCCCTCGCGGGGATCCCGGCGATGAGCGTGCCGTCCGGCATCGCGTCCGACACCGGACTTCCGGTCGGCCTGCAGATCATGGGCCCAGCGCTCGGCGAGCTGCCGATGTACCGGGTGGCCGCTGCCTTCGAGGCTGCCTATCTTGCCGAGCACGGCACCCTGGTGCCGGATCTCGCACCCGCTCTGGAGGGAGCCAAGTGA
- a CDS encoding amino acid-binding protein, which yields MSYVLRLELPDRPGTLGAVATALGTVGADILAMDIVERSHGHAVDDLVVDMPKGKSPDVLITAAESVPGVRVETVRPDPGIADAHREWELVEALAGEPERAYHVLAELLPDVLRAGWAAVVRVRDDGTVELLAGGGGVPSFEGVVPGWAPLTGPTVLDIEENWVPEPWRAVGTELAAAPIGSSREAVLIGRPGGPALRRSEVGRLAHLAMLAAVMSGRAPAPGSWDAPAG from the coding sequence GTGTCGTATGTGCTGCGCCTGGAGCTCCCCGACCGCCCCGGCACCCTGGGCGCGGTTGCCACCGCGTTGGGCACTGTCGGCGCCGACATCCTGGCCATGGACATCGTCGAACGCTCGCACGGCCATGCCGTCGACGACCTGGTCGTCGACATGCCCAAGGGCAAGTCCCCCGATGTGCTGATCACCGCCGCCGAGTCAGTGCCGGGCGTGCGGGTCGAGACGGTCCGGCCGGATCCGGGCATCGCCGACGCGCACCGCGAGTGGGAACTCGTGGAGGCACTGGCCGGCGAACCGGAACGCGCCTACCACGTCCTCGCTGAGCTGTTGCCCGACGTGTTGCGGGCCGGCTGGGCCGCAGTGGTACGCGTCCGGGACGACGGCACCGTCGAACTGCTCGCCGGCGGCGGCGGGGTGCCGTCCTTCGAGGGCGTCGTCCCCGGTTGGGCACCGCTGACCGGGCCGACCGTGCTGGACATCGAGGAGAACTGGGTTCCGGAGCCGTGGCGCGCAGTGGGCACCGAACTCGCCGCGGCGCCGATCGGTTCCTCCCGTGAGGCGGTGCTGATCGGCCGGCCCGGTGGGCCCGCTCTGCGCAGGTCGGAGGTCGGTCGCCTGGCACACCTGGCGATGCTGGCCGCGGTGATGTCCGGGCGAGCTCCGGCTCCGGGCAGCTGGGACGCTCCTGCCGGCTGA